AAAAAATCCAAAAATTAGTATCGAAAATCTGCTCGATTAGGACAAAATCATAAAAATGGACATAACTATTCAGCCACAGATGGACACGGATGAAACACGGAAAATTCGTGAATCGTGTCCGGGAGCCGTGTCCGTAATTAGGCTGATGGTTTTTCCTCCTGTTGTCCTTTATCCTCTGTCCTCTGCCTTCTGCTATTTATCCGTGCTAATCCGTGTTAATCAGTGGCTGAATAGTTACTTTATTTCTATGTCTTCTCTGTTCCTCTGCGTCTCTGCGGTAAAGGATTACCTGAACGGTTACAATATTTTTAAAAAAAATTCTCAGTCAGCCTCTTGACATAACTCCAAATTTAGGATATACTGATAAATTATAATTAAGGATGTTGATGAAAATAGGAAAAAAATTAATCAGTAATCTGCTTCTAATATTAGTAATCTTTATATCCCCGTCAGGAGTTTATGCCTTAGATAAAGCTAAACCTGATATTTTTATTACTCTAAAAACTGAATATAACGACAATATATTCTTTGAACCTGAGCCGAAAACCGAATTTATAACTACAATTATTCCAGGAATAAATACTAAAATAATCGCTCAAAAATGGCTATCTGAGATAGACTATAGAGTGAAATTTTTAGATTATAAGGATATTAAGCAAAAAAGTATCCAGCATAATCTTAATCTTACAGGTTGGCATAGATTTTCCAATAAACTTATTCTTTCGATACAAGGAAATTTCATCGAAGATAAAGAAGAAACGCTTGAAGAGGATTTTTCAGTAACCAGGCGGGAATATTTAAAACAAACCTTTGACACGACAATAAAATTTATCTCCCCAAAACCTCCATTTGAAACTAACATTAAGTATCAATACGAAGACTTTAATTTTAGAAAGGAGGATGAAAACGATAGTAAAGAGAATCGAATACTTTTTGATATTTATTATACCTTAACGAAACGATTAAAGACAGGATTGGTATATCAAGATAAAAAGAGGGCGTATAAAAACTCTTCTAACCAGAACATTGACTCTGTGGGGGTGGGGATGAAATACGAACTGACTCCAGAGATTAACAGTGAATTAATCATTAAACTGGAAAACAGAAAAGTGGCAGGTGGAGATTCTCATTCCTTTGCATTTACGACAAACTTT
This genomic stretch from bacterium harbors:
- a CDS encoding outer membrane beta-barrel protein — its product is MKIGKKLISNLLLILVIFISPSGVYALDKAKPDIFITLKTEYNDNIFFEPEPKTEFITTIIPGINTKIIAQKWLSEIDYRVKFLDYKDIKQKSIQHNLNLTGWHRFSNKLILSIQGNFIEDKEETLEEDFSVTRREYLKQTFDTTIKFISPKPPFETNIKYQYEDFNFRKEDENDSKENRILFDIYYTLTKRLKTGLVYQDKKRAYKNSSNQNIDSVGVGMKYELTPEINSELIIKLENRKVAGGDSHSFAFTTNFNRQINQKTSLNLTFGKDTNFTRSVIEPMEVKMAKIGLYRRLNRKTNFNLNLTSMKGNWEDSTREDKLQSISSGLSYQLTKKISFDLNYNATHRKSNIEESRKNNVYTFTIQCW